From the Halalkalicoccus sp. CGA53 genome, one window contains:
- a CDS encoding MutS-related protein, which produces MRLVDYWGVGPKTASLLEESLGTDRAIEAIESADVRAMVDAGVPSGRATRVLRRANGGAGMDVLATADTRSVYRDLLALAREFAVTERAEDRIRVLTPMLDREAMTRRLDRIEATRKTWRALDDETREAVVDAFSEPEAATSERAAVETARALSDLGVSEGVFEPIVDLPDEELRDAARALSALGERVEPGADSRLDTLREGRTAIETLRGNTVDVVESIREGGVGGSEEFREAYVEYVVGETGVDATRIRDHTPDGATDAGEFVDEALSALAGDIETALEEREAAVEADLRAALSESAGTVERATHLVSDLALSLSLARFAEAYELVRPTFTGNGVAVENARNLSLVASGAEVQSVTYGIGTHGIGGPPTEDRVTVVTGANSGGKTTLLETLCEVQLLAQMGLPVPAQRAEVSVFDAIVFHRRHASFNAGVLESTLRTVVPPLSDDGRTLMLVDEFEAITEPGSAANLLHGLVTLTVDRGALGVFVTHLADDLEPLPEEARVDGIFAEGLTTDLELDVDYQPRFETVGRSTPEFIVSRLVAGATDHGERAAFQTLATAVGEHAVQRTLLDAEWTED; this is translated from the coding sequence ATGCGTCTCGTCGACTACTGGGGTGTCGGCCCGAAGACCGCGTCGCTCCTTGAGGAGTCGCTCGGCACCGACCGGGCGATTGAGGCGATCGAATCCGCCGACGTGCGCGCGATGGTCGATGCCGGCGTCCCCTCCGGACGGGCGACGCGCGTACTCCGCCGGGCGAATGGCGGTGCCGGGATGGACGTGCTCGCGACCGCCGACACCCGATCGGTCTACCGCGACCTGCTCGCGCTTGCCAGAGAGTTCGCCGTCACCGAACGTGCAGAGGACCGGATCCGGGTACTCACGCCGATGCTCGACCGGGAGGCGATGACCCGGCGGCTCGACCGGATCGAAGCGACGAGGAAGACCTGGCGGGCGCTCGACGACGAGACCCGCGAGGCGGTCGTCGACGCCTTCTCCGAACCCGAGGCCGCCACGAGCGAGCGTGCTGCCGTCGAGACCGCGCGTGCGCTCTCCGATCTCGGCGTCTCGGAGGGTGTCTTCGAACCGATCGTGGACCTCCCGGACGAAGAGCTCCGGGACGCGGCCAGGGCACTCTCCGCGCTCGGCGAGCGCGTCGAACCCGGTGCGGACAGCCGACTCGACACCCTGCGAGAGGGACGGACGGCGATCGAGACGCTTCGGGGAAACACCGTCGACGTCGTCGAGTCGATCCGCGAGGGCGGCGTCGGCGGGAGCGAGGAGTTCCGCGAGGCGTACGTCGAGTACGTCGTCGGGGAGACGGGAGTGGACGCGACGCGCATCAGAGACCACACGCCGGACGGGGCGACGGACGCCGGCGAGTTCGTCGACGAGGCGCTCTCTGCGCTCGCCGGTGACATCGAGACGGCGCTCGAGGAACGCGAAGCGGCGGTCGAGGCCGATCTCAGGGCGGCGCTCTCGGAATCCGCGGGGACTGTCGAGCGGGCGACTCACCTCGTCTCCGATCTCGCGCTCTCGCTCTCACTCGCACGGTTCGCGGAGGCCTACGAACTGGTCCGGCCGACGTTCACCGGGAACGGGGTCGCCGTGGAGAACGCACGAAACCTCTCGCTGGTCGCCTCGGGTGCCGAGGTCCAGTCCGTCACCTACGGGATCGGAACGCACGGGATCGGGGGACCACCCACGGAGGACCGAGTGACGGTCGTGACGGGCGCGAACAGTGGGGGGAAGACGACGCTGCTCGAGACGCTTTGCGAGGTTCAGTTGCTCGCACAGATGGGGCTGCCGGTGCCCGCCCAGCGCGCGGAGGTGAGCGTCTTCGACGCCATCGTCTTCCACCGCCGGCACGCGAGCTTCAACGCTGGGGTGCTGGAGTCGACGCTCCGCACGGTCGTTCCACCGCTGTCCGACGACGGCCGCACCCTGATGCTCGTCGACGAGTTCGAGGCGATAACCGAACCGGGGAGCGCCGCGAACTTACTCCACGGCCTCGTCACGCTCACCGTCGACCGCGGGGCGCTCGGCGTCTTCGTCACCCACCTCGCCGACGACCTCGAGCCCCTCCCGGAGGAGGCGCGGGTCGACGGCATCTTCGCCGAGGGGCTCACGACCGACCTCGAACTGGACGTCGACTACCAGCCACGGTTCGAGACGGTGGGGCGCTCCACCCCGGAGTTCATCGTCTCGCGGCTGGTCGCGGGTGCAACGGACCACGGCGAACGGGCGGCGTTCCAGACGCTCGCGACGGCGGTCGGCGAGCACGCCGTCCAGCGGACCCTGCTCGACGCGGAGTGGACGGAGGACTGA
- a CDS encoding helix-turn-helix transcriptional regulator has protein sequence MERASADLLVGAASCALVLLGVIGWWTSRGTGMDGMHGGAGAAGAVYLFGGLIAAAVVVGLYAIGRDGLTEPRRDGEERQTATDGSAEDGTELTASVGEGRTDDVDRVLSVLPEDERRVLEPVLETPGLTQVELRGRSDFSKAKVSQTVSELEDRGLLYRERQGRTYRIYPGELATPRERER, from the coding sequence ATGGAACGAGCGAGTGCCGACCTGCTCGTCGGAGCGGCCTCCTGTGCGCTGGTCCTTCTCGGAGTGATCGGCTGGTGGACCAGCCGAGGAACGGGGATGGACGGGATGCACGGTGGAGCTGGCGCTGCGGGTGCCGTCTACCTCTTCGGAGGTCTGATCGCGGCGGCGGTCGTCGTCGGCCTCTACGCGATCGGTCGGGACGGACTGACGGAGCCTCGGAGGGACGGCGAGGAAAGGCAGACGGCGACGGACGGGTCGGCCGAAGACGGGACGGAACTGACGGCATCGGTCGGAGAGGGGAGGACCGACGACGTCGACCGGGTGCTCTCGGTCCTCCCGGAGGACGAACGTCGGGTGCTCGAACCGGTACTGGAGACGCCGGGGCTGACGCAGGTCGAGCTGCGAGGGCGTTCTGACTTCTCGAAGGCGAAGGTGAGCCAGACGGTGAGCGAACTCGAGGACAGGGGGTTACTCTACCGTGAACGGCAGGGTCGAACGTATCGGATCTACCCGGGCGAACTGGCGACCCCCCGCGAACGGGAGCGGTGA
- a CDS encoding O-acetylhomoserine aminocarboxypropyltransferase/cysteine synthase family protein → MSEDSDRRFDTRSVHAGQEPDPTTGARAPPIYQTTSYVFEDTDHAARLFALEEPGNIYSRIMNPTNAMLEERLASLEGGVAALATASGMAAFDLATFILAEAGDNVVSASALYGGTYTYLTHTVDRRGIETRFVDTLDYEAYDEAIDEDTAYVHCETIGNPALVTPDIERIAEIAHSYNVPLFVDNTFATPSLCKPIEYGADLVWESTTKWLTGAGTTVGGALIDSGNFDWEGGDYPEITESNPAYHGLNFRETFGDAAFAFAARARGLRDLGNQQSPFDAWTTLQKLESLPLRMAKHCENAQRVAKFLEDHPEVAWVNYPGLESHETHEMATRYLEGGYGGMITFGLEGGYEAGRGVCNEVELASLLANVGDAKTLIIHPASTTHQQLTEEEKLASGTTDDMVRISVGIEDPEDIVADLEQAIEAASEGDRKP, encoded by the coding sequence ATGAGCGAGGACTCAGACCGGCGGTTCGACACGCGAAGCGTCCACGCGGGCCAGGAGCCGGATCCGACGACCGGCGCGCGCGCGCCGCCGATCTACCAGACGACATCCTACGTCTTCGAGGACACCGACCACGCCGCGCGGCTGTTCGCGCTGGAGGAGCCGGGCAACATCTACTCGCGGATCATGAACCCGACGAACGCGATGCTCGAGGAGCGACTGGCGAGCCTCGAGGGCGGCGTCGCGGCGCTCGCGACCGCCTCCGGGATGGCCGCGTTCGACCTCGCGACGTTCATCCTCGCGGAGGCGGGCGACAACGTCGTCTCGGCGAGCGCGCTCTATGGTGGCACCTACACCTACCTCACGCACACGGTCGACCGCCGCGGGATCGAGACGCGGTTCGTCGACACGCTCGACTACGAAGCCTACGACGAAGCGATCGACGAGGACACGGCGTACGTCCACTGCGAGACGATCGGAAACCCGGCGCTCGTCACCCCGGACATAGAGCGGATCGCGGAGATCGCACACAGCTACAACGTCCCGCTGTTCGTGGACAACACGTTCGCGACGCCCTCGCTCTGTAAACCGATCGAGTACGGCGCGGACCTCGTCTGGGAGTCGACGACGAAGTGGCTCACGGGCGCGGGAACGACGGTCGGCGGGGCGCTGATCGATTCCGGGAACTTCGACTGGGAGGGTGGAGATTACCCGGAGATCACCGAGTCGAACCCGGCCTACCACGGGCTGAACTTCAGGGAGACGTTCGGCGACGCTGCGTTCGCCTTCGCCGCCCGCGCCCGCGGGCTCCGCGACCTCGGCAACCAGCAGTCGCCGTTCGACGCCTGGACGACGCTGCAGAAGCTCGAATCACTCCCTCTCCGGATGGCCAAACACTGCGAGAACGCCCAGCGTGTCGCGAAGTTCCTGGAGGATCACCCCGAGGTCGCGTGGGTGAACTATCCAGGGTTAGAGAGCCACGAGACTCACGAGATGGCCACGCGGTACCTCGAGGGCGGCTACGGCGGGATGATCACCTTCGGGCTGGAGGGTGGCTACGAGGCCGGGCGTGGGGTCTGTAACGAGGTCGAACTCGCGAGCCTGCTCGCGAACGTCGGCGACGCGAAGACGCTGATCATCCACCCGGCGAGCACGACCCACCAGCAGCTCACCGAGGAGGAGAAGCTCGCGAGCGGCACCACCGACGACATGGTTCGGATCTCGGTCGGGATCGAGGACCCCGAGGACATCGTCGCGGATCTGGAGCAGGCGATCGAGGCGGCGAGCGAGGGCGACCGCAAGCCGTAG
- a CDS encoding NAD(P)/FAD-dependent oxidoreductase, with amino-acid sequence MTHVVIIGAYGSAGVAVAQGLADEDVTLTLVDDGDPGGGLCILRGCMPSKEVLSAGAHRFQARDDHRVVGTPEVDLEAVVETKDVHVSGFASHRRAAVDDLAERENVEFLHETARIVDSSTVTVADREIDADYVVVATGSSVNVPDLPGIDEVEFLTSADVLSTAEFGENGVVMGFGYVGIELVPYLAEAAGMELTVIEHDERPIDEADPTYGDRLLDLYREKFGITVLTETDERRIEATANGGVRLHTDRNDEYAEIEADQLFCFTGRKPNLDGLGLENAGIDPEGEWVGPTMQARDDPTVFVVGDANGHEPILHVAKEQGFVAAENLLAHARGEALREYEPLHHHVIFSGLGIYPYVRLGHAEWTVEEAGIDHVAVTREASDDGVFETKDVPEGLATLVVGTDGTVIGYQGMHYHADAMAKTMQVVIELGLDVRDLPDRAYHPTTPEILDGLFREAARTIERRGRG; translated from the coding sequence ATGACCCACGTCGTGATCATCGGTGCGTACGGGAGCGCTGGCGTCGCCGTCGCACAGGGACTCGCCGACGAGGACGTGACGCTCACGCTCGTCGACGACGGCGACCCCGGCGGCGGCCTCTGTATTCTCCGTGGTTGTATGCCCTCGAAGGAGGTGCTCTCGGCGGGCGCCCATCGGTTCCAGGCCAGGGACGACCACCGGGTGGTCGGTACCCCGGAGGTGGACCTGGAGGCGGTCGTCGAAACGAAGGACGTCCACGTCTCGGGCTTCGCCTCCCACCGCCGCGCGGCCGTCGACGACCTCGCCGAACGCGAGAACGTCGAGTTCCTCCACGAGACCGCCCGGATCGTCGATTCGAGCACTGTAACGGTCGCCGACCGGGAGATCGACGCCGACTACGTCGTCGTGGCGACCGGGTCGTCGGTGAACGTCCCGGACCTGCCGGGGATCGACGAGGTCGAGTTCCTGACGAGCGCGGACGTGCTCTCGACGGCCGAGTTCGGAGAGAACGGCGTCGTGATGGGCTTCGGCTACGTCGGGATCGAACTCGTCCCGTACCTCGCGGAGGCTGCCGGGATGGAGCTCACCGTGATCGAACACGACGAACGGCCGATCGACGAGGCCGATCCGACCTACGGCGACCGGCTGCTCGATCTCTACCGGGAGAAGTTCGGGATCACGGTCCTGACCGAGACGGACGAGAGGCGGATCGAAGCGACCGCGAACGGCGGCGTTCGACTCCACACCGACCGCAACGACGAGTACGCGGAGATCGAGGCGGATCAGCTGTTCTGTTTCACGGGGCGGAAACCGAACCTGGACGGGCTCGGCCTGGAGAACGCCGGAATCGACCCGGAAGGGGAGTGGGTCGGCCCGACGATGCAGGCCAGGGACGATCCGACGGTGTTCGTCGTCGGGGACGCGAACGGCCACGAGCCGATCCTGCACGTCGCGAAGGAACAGGGGTTCGTCGCTGCCGAGAACCTCCTCGCGCACGCCCGGGGGGAAGCGCTCCGGGAGTACGAGCCCCTCCACCACCACGTGATCTTCTCGGGGCTCGGGATCTACCCGTACGTCCGACTCGGTCACGCCGAGTGGACCGTCGAGGAGGCGGGAATCGACCACGTCGCCGTCACCCGCGAGGCGTCGGACGACGGCGTGTTCGAGACGAAAGACGTCCCCGAGGGTCTCGCGACGCTCGTCGTCGGGACCGACGGAACGGTGATCGGCTACCAGGGGATGCACTACCACGCCGACGCGATGGCGAAGACGATGCAGGTCGTGATCGAACTCGGCCTCGACGTCCGCGACCTCCCCGACAGAGCGTACCACCCGACGACCCCCGAGATACTCGACGGGCTGTTCCGCGAGGCGGCTCGGACGATCGAGCGACGCGGAAGGGGTTAG
- the kdgK1 gene encoding bifunctional 2-dehydro-3-deoxygluconokinase/2-dehydro-3-deoxygalactonokinase: protein MTELVTFGETMLRLSPPRHDRIEVAEAFEVRAAGAESNVAVAASRLGTPSLWTSKLPASVLGKRVVADLARYGIETDVVWSDEGRQGTYYLEFAGDPRGTNVIYDRSDAAVTTAETEELPMERIEGAEVFYTSGITPALSGTLAGTTAETLSRANEAGVKTAFDLNYRSKLWSPAEAREVCEGLFASVDTLVVAERDAREVLGTDGEAEGIATGLAEEWDFETVVLTRGAKGALAVSEGEAIEQRAFETETIDPIGTGDAFVGAFLARRIEGDGIERALSYGAATAALCRTIPGDVALVGPEEVERVRGEETTDISR from the coding sequence ATGACAGAGCTCGTGACCTTCGGCGAGACGATGCTCAGGCTCTCGCCGCCGCGACACGACCGGATCGAGGTAGCGGAGGCGTTCGAGGTGCGGGCGGCGGGCGCCGAGAGCAACGTCGCCGTCGCCGCCTCCCGGCTCGGAACGCCGTCGCTCTGGACCTCGAAACTCCCGGCTTCGGTACTCGGAAAGCGGGTCGTCGCCGATCTCGCACGCTACGGGATCGAGACCGACGTCGTCTGGTCCGACGAGGGCCGTCAGGGCACCTACTACCTCGAGTTCGCGGGCGATCCCCGGGGAACGAACGTGATCTACGACCGATCCGACGCGGCGGTCACGACGGCAGAGACGGAGGAGCTCCCGATGGAGCGGATCGAAGGTGCGGAGGTCTTCTACACCAGCGGGATTACGCCCGCACTCTCCGGTACCCTGGCGGGGACGACGGCCGAGACGCTCTCTCGGGCGAACGAGGCCGGGGTGAAGACCGCGTTCGACCTGAACTACCGCTCGAAGCTCTGGTCGCCGGCGGAGGCACGAGAGGTCTGCGAGGGTCTTTTCGCGTCGGTCGACACGCTCGTCGTCGCCGAGCGGGACGCGAGGGAGGTGCTCGGAACCGACGGCGAAGCGGAGGGGATCGCGACGGGGTTAGCCGAGGAGTGGGACTTCGAGACCGTCGTCCTCACCCGGGGAGCGAAGGGGGCACTCGCGGTGAGCGAGGGGGAGGCGATCGAACAGCGGGCGTTCGAGACGGAGACGATCGATCCGATCGGAACGGGCGACGCGTTCGTCGGGGCGTTCCTCGCCCGCCGAATCGAGGGAGACGGGATCGAGCGCGCGCTCTCGTACGGGGCGGCGACCGCAGCGCTCTGTCGGACGATCCCGGGCGACGTGGCGCTCGTCGGTCCCGAGGAGGTCGAACGCGTACGGGGAGAGGAGACGACGGACATCTCGCGCTGA